A single region of the Bacillus cereus genome encodes:
- a CDS encoding MDR family MFS transporter yields MKEKINPKVVVSIVYITAMFMAAMDATIVNVALQTISKELQVPPSAMGTVNVGYLVSLAVFLPISGWLGDRFGTKRVFLTALFVFTTASALCGVANDITSLNIFRIMQGAGGGLLTPVGMAMLFRTFSPEERPKISRFIVLPIAVAPAIGPIIGGFFVDQMSWRWAFYINLPFGIIALLFGLLFLAEHIEKSAGRFDSLGFVLSAPGFAMLIYALSQGPSKGWISPEIISTGIAGIIFISLFIIVELKVKQPMLDLRLLKEPVFRKMSLISLFSSAGLLGMLFIFPLMYQNVIGVSALESGLTTFPEAIGLMISSQIVPWTYKKLGARKVISIGLISTAVIFVLLSFVNYDTNPWQIRALLFGIGIFLGQSVGAVQFSAFNNITPPSMGRATTIFNVQNRLGSAIGVAVLASILAGFGNNSVQNNAPADYMPYQAALIGSAIFLLIALLFALRISDKEVMPKKNKKPLSVLQKEKEVVNE; encoded by the coding sequence ATGAAGGAAAAAATAAATCCGAAAGTAGTTGTAAGTATCGTATATATAACAGCGATGTTTATGGCTGCGATGGATGCAACGATTGTGAATGTAGCACTGCAAACGATAAGTAAAGAACTGCAAGTGCCCCCATCTGCAATGGGGACAGTGAATGTTGGGTATTTAGTTAGCTTAGCTGTTTTTCTTCCTATTTCTGGTTGGTTAGGAGATCGCTTCGGTACGAAAAGAGTATTTCTAACCGCTCTTTTCGTATTTACAACTGCGTCTGCATTATGCGGTGTAGCGAACGATATTACTTCATTGAATATTTTTCGTATCATGCAAGGTGCTGGTGGGGGGCTTTTAACACCAGTGGGGATGGCGATGTTATTCCGAACATTTTCACCAGAGGAAAGACCCAAAATTTCTCGATTTATTGTACTTCCAATTGCTGTTGCACCAGCGATTGGACCAATTATTGGTGGTTTCTTTGTAGATCAAATGTCTTGGCGCTGGGCATTTTATATTAATCTGCCGTTTGGTATCATTGCGTTGCTATTTGGACTTCTATTTTTAGCAGAGCATATTGAAAAATCAGCTGGTCGTTTTGATTCTCTCGGTTTTGTTCTTTCAGCACCAGGTTTTGCGATGCTCATCTATGCACTCAGTCAAGGTCCGTCAAAAGGATGGATTTCTCCAGAAATAATAAGTACTGGGATAGCTGGGATTATATTCATTTCACTGTTTATAATTGTAGAACTGAAAGTAAAGCAACCGATGTTAGATTTACGCTTATTAAAAGAACCCGTTTTTAGAAAAATGAGTCTCATATCCTTGTTTTCATCTGCTGGTTTACTAGGAATGCTATTTATTTTTCCGCTTATGTATCAAAATGTAATCGGAGTTTCCGCGCTGGAATCAGGTCTTACGACATTCCCAGAAGCGATTGGATTAATGATTTCTTCACAAATTGTACCATGGACGTATAAGAAATTAGGTGCTCGAAAGGTAATCTCTATTGGATTAATAAGTACCGCGGTTATATTTGTATTATTAAGTTTTGTAAATTATGATACGAATCCATGGCAAATACGGGCATTATTGTTTGGCATAGGTATTTTCTTAGGCCAATCTGTCGGTGCAGTTCAATTTTCTGCTTTTAACAATATCACGCCACCTTCTATGGGGAGAGCAACTACTATATTTAATGTGCAAAACCGATTAGGATCTGCAATAGGAGTTGCTGTTTTAGCTAGTATACTAGCTGGTTTTGGAAATAATAGTGTACAAAATAATGCCCCGGCCGATTACATGCCATATCAAGCAGCATTAATTGGATCAGCGATATTTTTACTCATAGCATTACTATTTGCTTTACGTATTTCTGATAAAGAGGTAATGCCAAAGAAGAATAAAAAGCCGTTATCTGTATTACAAAAAGAGAAAGAAGTTGTAAATGAATGA
- the sfp gene encoding 4'-phosphopantetheinyl transferase Sfp translates to MIESEVVDSVPTLNENDCQIWWARISDLQSWHYNLLNDVEREKANSYYHSADRARFIVGCVISRLVLGKILSMSPVQVPIDRMCPVCKLQHGRPQLPEGMPQLSVSHSGEWVVVAFTKSASVGVDVEQMNPNVDVMKMAEGVLTDIEIAQIMKLPNEQKIEGFLTYWTRKEAVLKATGEGLLIPPVDITVSAPNDLPKLLIFKDRQELSENTMMEDVRPSVGYMAAIAIFSKEVTEITQLDAVSLLNYK, encoded by the coding sequence ATGATAGAGAGTGAAGTTGTAGATTCTGTACCAACTTTGAATGAGAATGATTGTCAAATATGGTGGGCAAGAATTTCAGATTTGCAATCATGGCATTACAATTTGCTAAATGATGTAGAGAGAGAGAAAGCAAATTCATATTATCATTCGGCAGATCGTGCACGTTTTATAGTAGGTTGTGTAATTAGTAGGTTAGTTCTTGGAAAGATACTTTCTATGTCGCCAGTTCAAGTGCCGATTGATCGAATGTGCCCGGTATGTAAGTTACAACATGGTAGACCGCAATTACCAGAAGGGATGCCACAATTATCCGTTTCACATTCGGGTGAGTGGGTTGTCGTTGCATTTACAAAATCTGCATCTGTCGGTGTTGATGTTGAACAAATGAATCCAAATGTAGATGTTATGAAAATGGCAGAGGGTGTATTAACAGACATTGAAATAGCACAAATTATGAAATTACCTAATGAACAAAAAATAGAAGGTTTTTTAACATATTGGACTCGAAAAGAAGCAGTACTGAAAGCGACAGGTGAAGGACTATTGATTCCACCAGTAGATATTACAGTATCAGCTCCAAATGATCTTCCAAAATTATTAATTTTTAAGGATAGACAAGAGTTATCAGAAAATACAATGATGGAAGATGTAAGGCCAAGTGTGGGTTATATGGCTGCAATTGCAATATTTAGTAAAGAAGTAACTGAAATTACGCAGTTAGACGCGGTATCGCTTTTAAATTATAAATAA
- a CDS encoding cold-shock protein, giving the protein MLVAENRKNEFTYNVQAIKNVLFSGDTSSIHALEKLLNDTVQFDVLEQEVLDRQYIPKEAKNFFDKNGTFLYRVSNVSYKGKVLSENLIFADTSFLPHTIKQELENGNIPVEKLIEKMEVRRNVLYEGYQPSGNIIELFDGCSVAANVYPTRKYQIVSNCKCVFYICEVYHAENIKKLLK; this is encoded by the coding sequence ATGTTAGTGGCGGAAAATAGAAAAAACGAATTTACTTATAATGTACAAGCAATTAAAAATGTTTTATTTTCTGGAGATACATCATCTATTCATGCTTTAGAAAAGCTTTTGAATGATACAGTTCAGTTTGATGTTCTCGAACAAGAGGTACTTGATAGACAGTACATTCCGAAAGAAGCGAAGAATTTCTTTGATAAAAACGGAACATTTCTGTACCGCGTATCTAATGTTAGTTATAAAGGTAAGGTGTTATCTGAAAATCTAATTTTTGCGGACACTTCATTTTTACCACATACTATAAAGCAAGAATTAGAGAATGGGAATATTCCAGTTGAAAAGCTTATAGAAAAGATGGAAGTAAGAAGAAATGTATTATACGAAGGATATCAGCCATCCGGAAATATTATCGAGTTGTTTGATGGATGTTCTGTTGCGGCGAATGTTTATCCAACTAGAAAATATCAAATTGTAAGTAACTGCAAATGTGTATTTTATATTTGTGAAGTGTATCATGCAGAAAATATAAAGAAACTGCTTAAATAA
- a CDS encoding HU family DNA-binding protein, producing MNKTELIKNVAQSADISQKEASAAVQSVFDTIATALQSGDKVQLIGFGTFEVRERSARTGRNPQTGEEIQIAAGKVPAFKAGKELKEAVK from the coding sequence ATGAACAAAACAGAACTAATTAAAAACGTAGCACAGTCAGCTGATATTTCTCAAAAGGAAGCTTCTGCAGCTGTACAATCCGTATTTGACACAATTGCTACTGCATTACAATCTGGCGATAAAGTTCAATTGATCGGTTTTGGAACTTTTGAAGTACGTGAAAGATCTGCTCGTACAGGGCGTAATCCGCAAACTGGAGAAGAAATTCAGATTGCTGCTGGTAAAGTTCCAGCATTTAAAGCAGGAAAAGAATTAAAAGAAGCTGTTAAATAA